From a single Streptomyces sp. NBC_01276 genomic region:
- a CDS encoding AraC family transcriptional regulator: MAAQRLNDLARLRRVRDRIDREYARPLDVEALARGAGLPAGHLSRRFRLAYGQSPYAYLMTRRVERATALLRHGGLGVTEVRSAVGCTSASTFGIRFTELVGMSPDTYRRLAADTRAGLPPCGQERAAEPVRNRAAALPQPQPFTDPEGFDRETVPPSDVLS, encoded by the coding sequence ATGGCGGCGCAGCGCCTGAACGACCTCGCCCGACTGCGCCGCGTACGCGACCGGATCGACCGGGAGTACGCCCGGCCGCTGGACGTCGAGGCCCTCGCCCGCGGCGCGGGCCTCCCCGCCGGGCACCTCAGCCGCCGGTTCCGGCTCGCGTACGGCCAGTCCCCGTACGCCTACCTCATGACCCGCCGCGTCGAACGCGCCACGGCCCTGCTGCGCCACGGCGGCCTCGGCGTCACCGAGGTCCGCTCCGCGGTCGGCTGCACCTCGGCGTCCACCTTCGGCATCCGCTTCACCGAACTGGTCGGCATGTCCCCCGACACCTACCGCCGCCTCGCCGCCGACACCCGGGCGGGGCTCCCGCCGTGCGGGCAGGAGCGCGCGGCCGAACCGGTCAGGAATCGAGCAGCAGCCCTCCCGCAGCCTCAACCCTTCACCGACCCGGAGGGCTTCGACCGGGAAACCGTCCCACCGTCCGACGTCCTGTCCTGA
- a CDS encoding DUF1801 domain-containing protein, whose translation MAGTENTTTTYEGFTAEERAAMRDHGRELKQEARRRSSADKAAEAERDVLAKIAEMRDPDRIMAERVHAVVTATAPALAPKLWYGMPAYALDGKIVCFFQSAEKFKARYATLGFSDLAKLDDGTMWPAAFALTEVTPEVENRIAALVERSLH comes from the coding sequence ATGGCCGGCACCGAGAACACCACCACCACCTACGAGGGATTCACCGCTGAGGAACGGGCCGCGATGAGGGACCACGGCCGCGAACTGAAGCAGGAGGCGCGCCGCAGGTCGAGCGCGGACAAGGCGGCCGAAGCCGAGCGGGACGTGCTCGCGAAGATCGCCGAGATGCGGGACCCGGACCGGATCATGGCCGAGCGCGTCCACGCCGTCGTCACGGCCACCGCCCCGGCGCTCGCCCCGAAGCTCTGGTACGGCATGCCCGCCTACGCGCTGGACGGCAAGATCGTCTGCTTCTTCCAGAGCGCCGAGAAGTTCAAGGCACGCTACGCCACCCTCGGGTTCAGCGACCTCGCGAAGCTGGACGACGGCACCATGTGGCCGGCCGCCTTCGCCCTGACCGAGGTGACGCCCGAGGTGGAGAACCGCATCGCCGCCCTCGTCGAGCGGTCGCTGCACTGA
- a CDS encoding VOC family protein, protein MNLTIHTSALPHDDPDASLVFYRDVLGFEVRSDVGQGKMRWITVGPKGQPGTSILLAPPAADPGITEDERRTIAEMMAKGTYGWILLATPDLDAVFDKVQACDAEVVQEPTEQPYGIRDCAFRDPAGNLIRIQQLR, encoded by the coding sequence ATGAACCTCACCATCCACACCAGCGCCCTCCCGCACGACGACCCGGACGCCTCCCTCGTCTTCTACCGCGACGTCCTCGGCTTCGAGGTCCGCAGCGACGTCGGACAGGGCAAGATGCGCTGGATCACCGTCGGCCCCAAGGGGCAGCCCGGCACGTCCATCCTCCTCGCGCCGCCCGCCGCCGACCCCGGGATCACCGAGGACGAGCGCCGCACCATCGCCGAGATGATGGCCAAGGGCACCTACGGCTGGATCCTCCTGGCCACCCCGGACCTCGACGCCGTCTTCGACAAGGTCCAGGCGTGCGACGCCGAGGTCGTCCAGGAGCCGACCGAGCAGCCCTACGGCATCCGCGACTGCGCCTTCCGCGACCCCGCGGGCAACCTGATCCGCATCCAGCAACTGCGCTGA
- a CDS encoding DUF4097 family beta strand repeat-containing protein: MQKFDTTAPVSVVLDIPAGRIRLVAADRADTTVEVRPADGSKSRDVKAAERTTVEYADGVLRIGAAEADNRFLGNSGSIELTVQLPAGSHVEAKAAAAELRGVGRLGDVTFEGAQATVELDETAGARLTVQAGDITVGRLTGPARIGTQKGHLRITEAHRGTVELRTEHGDITVGAARGTSATLDAGTAYGRIHNTLGNADGAGAALDIRATTSYGDITARSL, from the coding sequence ATGCAGAAGTTCGACACCACCGCCCCGGTCTCCGTCGTCCTGGACATCCCCGCCGGGCGCATCCGGCTCGTCGCAGCCGACCGGGCCGACACCACCGTCGAGGTCCGGCCCGCCGACGGCTCCAAGAGCCGCGACGTGAAGGCCGCCGAGCGGACCACGGTCGAATACGCCGACGGAGTCCTGCGCATCGGGGCCGCCGAGGCCGACAACCGGTTCCTCGGCAACTCCGGGTCCATCGAGCTCACCGTCCAGCTCCCCGCCGGCTCCCACGTGGAGGCGAAGGCCGCCGCCGCCGAACTCCGCGGCGTCGGACGCCTCGGCGACGTGACCTTCGAGGGCGCCCAGGCCACCGTCGAACTCGACGAGACCGCCGGCGCCCGCCTCACCGTCCAGGCCGGCGACATCACCGTCGGCCGCCTCACCGGCCCCGCCCGGATCGGCACCCAGAAGGGCCACCTCCGCATCACCGAGGCCCACCGCGGCACCGTCGAACTGCGCACCGAGCACGGCGACATCACCGTCGGCGCCGCCCGCGGAACCTCCGCCACCCTCGACGCCGGCACCGCCTACGGCCGCATCCACAACACCCTCGGCAACGCCGACGGCGCCGGCGCCGCCCTCGACATCCGGGCGACGACCTCCTACGGCGACATCACCGCCCGCAGCCTCTGA
- a CDS encoding chorismate mutase has protein sequence MPVSTDPAPAETTALLTQLNEEVRLHQVDALDDEIISLVAQRVALVHEIQRDRTAAGGPGTRLSRETQVIGRYGNGLGRPGVDVAMILLNLCRYRGSGTAASAQAARHS, from the coding sequence ATGCCCGTCAGCACAGACCCCGCACCCGCGGAGACAACAGCCCTCCTCACCCAGCTCAACGAGGAGGTCCGCCTCCACCAGGTCGACGCACTCGACGACGAGATCATCTCCCTGGTCGCCCAGCGCGTCGCCCTGGTCCACGAGATCCAGCGCGACCGGACCGCCGCAGGCGGCCCCGGCACCCGCCTGTCCCGCGAGACCCAGGTCATCGGCCGCTACGGGAACGGCCTCGGCCGCCCCGGAGTGGACGTGGCCATGATCCTGCTCAACCTCTGCCGCTACCGGGGCAGCGGCACCGCGGCGTCCGCCCAGGCGGCCCGCCACTCCTGA
- a CDS encoding DUF4287 domain-containing protein — protein sequence MSFQAYLDTIETKTGLTPRAFIALAHERGYDDPSTKAGTVLAWLKEDHGLGRGHGMALVHVIKNGPKIDAKHVGSTGVHRDESDTLWLDGKATRPA from the coding sequence ATGTCGTTCCAGGCCTACCTCGACACCATCGAGACCAAGACGGGCCTCACGCCCCGCGCCTTCATCGCCCTCGCCCACGAGCGCGGCTACGACGACCCGTCCACCAAGGCGGGAACGGTCCTCGCCTGGCTCAAGGAGGACCACGGCCTGGGCCGCGGACACGGCATGGCGCTGGTCCACGTCATCAAGAACGGCCCGAAGATCGACGCCAAGCACGTCGGAAGCACCGGCGTCCACCGCGACGAATCCGACACCCTCTGGCTGGACGGCAAGGCCACCCGCCCCGCCTGA
- a CDS encoding DHA2 family efflux MFS transporter permease subunit, whose translation MTTSTAPAPRTGLGRDVWKAATVVIVGATMSFLDSTIVNVALSALGTDFRAPLSTVQWVVTAYLLAVAAVVPVSGWAARRFGARRTYVAAVVLFTLGSALCAAAQDAGQLIAFRAVQGLGGGLIMPVGQMILARTAGPKNMSRVMATVGVPIVLAPVFGPFIGGLLLHYTDWRWIFLVNLPVGAAAVLCALCLLPSDRPEATTPLDVPGLAAISTGMAVLTYGLGSTDTGSPTVALSAIAVGTSLLVLFTLRTLRTPHPLFDIRLYRDRVFRAASLTTFFLSMGMYAGMVLMPLYFQDVRHEDPVTTGMLLVPSSIGAAAATWLSGRAAERLGGGRTALAGASLSLAAAVPFVFVGADTSYALIGTAMCVSGFGAGLSVMPAMTSAFRRLDPQKIGDASPQLSILQRLGGSVATAVLVTVLQSGLDDADGRPHDKASAFAVTFGWSLALSAVAALSALLLARAGRRRPDPASTH comes from the coding sequence ATGACCACGAGCACCGCACCCGCGCCCCGTACCGGCCTCGGCCGCGACGTCTGGAAGGCCGCCACCGTCGTGATCGTCGGAGCGACCATGTCGTTCCTCGACTCGACCATCGTCAACGTCGCGCTCAGCGCCCTCGGCACCGACTTCCGGGCCCCGCTGAGCACGGTCCAATGGGTGGTCACCGCCTACCTCCTGGCGGTGGCCGCCGTCGTCCCGGTCTCCGGCTGGGCCGCCCGCCGCTTCGGCGCCCGCCGCACCTACGTGGCCGCCGTCGTCCTGTTCACCCTCGGCTCCGCACTCTGCGCGGCCGCCCAGGACGCCGGACAGCTCATCGCCTTCCGCGCGGTCCAGGGCCTCGGCGGCGGACTGATCATGCCCGTCGGGCAGATGATCCTGGCCCGCACGGCCGGGCCGAAGAACATGTCCCGGGTCATGGCGACGGTGGGCGTCCCCATCGTGCTGGCCCCGGTCTTCGGCCCGTTCATCGGCGGGCTCCTGCTGCACTACACCGACTGGAGGTGGATCTTCCTGGTCAACCTTCCCGTGGGCGCCGCCGCCGTCCTGTGCGCCCTGTGCCTGCTGCCGTCCGACCGCCCCGAAGCGACCACGCCGCTGGACGTCCCCGGCCTGGCCGCGATCTCCACCGGCATGGCCGTCCTCACCTACGGCCTGGGCAGCACCGACACCGGCTCGCCGACGGTGGCCCTGTCCGCCATCGCCGTCGGCACGTCCCTCCTCGTCCTGTTCACCCTCCGCACCCTGCGCACCCCGCACCCGCTCTTCGACATCCGCCTCTACCGCGACCGGGTCTTCCGCGCCGCGTCCCTCACCACGTTCTTCCTGTCCATGGGCATGTACGCGGGCATGGTCCTGATGCCGCTGTACTTCCAGGACGTACGCCACGAGGACCCGGTCACCACCGGCATGCTCCTCGTGCCGTCGAGCATCGGCGCGGCCGCGGCGACCTGGCTCTCGGGCCGGGCCGCCGAACGCCTCGGCGGCGGCCGCACGGCCCTGGCCGGCGCCTCGCTCAGCCTCGCGGCGGCGGTGCCGTTCGTGTTCGTCGGCGCCGACACCTCCTACGCGCTCATCGGCACGGCCATGTGCGTCTCGGGATTCGGCGCCGGCCTGTCCGTCATGCCCGCCATGACCTCCGCGTTCCGCAGGCTCGACCCGCAGAAGATCGGCGACGCCTCGCCCCAGCTCAGCATCCTGCAACGGCTGGGCGGTTCCGTCGCCACGGCGGTCCTCGTCACCGTCCTGCAGAGCGGCCTCGACGATGCCGACGGCCGCCCGCACGACAAGGCCTCCGCCTTCGCCGTCACCTTCGGCTGGTCGCTGGCCCTGTCGGCGGTGGCCGCGCTGAGCGCCCTCCTGCTCGCCCGCGCCGGGCGCCGCCGCCCCGATCCCGCCTCCACCCACTGA
- a CDS encoding rodlin — MLKKMMVTAAATAAAIGAGAAAAAPAMAIGNDNGINTVNGNGASQIYGNQKTAGDMSPQLSAIQGTLNKPCVALPVKVNAQSLLALLANVGVQDINVLSNPQNQQCTENSTQAKGDEPLSHILDNIPVLSGNVSANS; from the coding sequence ATGCTGAAGAAGATGATGGTCACCGCAGCAGCCACCGCCGCCGCGATCGGCGCGGGCGCTGCCGCTGCCGCGCCTGCCATGGCCATCGGCAACGACAACGGGATCAACACCGTCAACGGCAACGGCGCTTCCCAGATCTACGGCAACCAGAAGACCGCCGGTGACATGAGCCCGCAGCTCAGCGCCATCCAGGGCACCCTGAACAAGCCCTGTGTCGCTCTGCCGGTCAAGGTCAACGCCCAGTCCCTGCTCGCGCTCCTCGCCAACGTCGGCGTCCAGGACATCAACGTCCTGTCCAACCCGCAGAACCAGCAGTGCACCGAGAACTCCACCCAGGCCAAGGGCGACGAGCCGCTCTCGCACATCCTGGACAACATCCCGGTCCTCTCCGGCAACGTCTCCGCCAACAGCTGA
- a CDS encoding TetR/AcrR family transcriptional regulator C-terminal domain-containing protein produces the protein MLIWERPEPAARSSLSPLSRDRIVRAAIGLADGDGLPAVSLRKVAAALDAGPMRLYRYVDTKEELLDLMVDAVYAEIPLPDSEEEGEGDEAGWEARVRALTHGLRGAALRHEWFADLLGGRPQFGPAALGYLEAILAALRRAPGIDEDDPNALMRALQAVNGYVLGAVRHEIVELRVERESGQTERQWQAASGPYLRRLIATGRYPALAHLVTRGADQEPAAMFVAGLDVVLTGLAAPAPA, from the coding sequence GTGCTCATCTGGGAACGGCCCGAGCCGGCCGCACGGTCTTCGCTCAGCCCGCTGAGCCGCGACCGCATCGTGCGGGCCGCGATCGGGCTGGCCGACGGCGACGGACTGCCGGCGGTCTCGCTGCGCAAGGTCGCCGCCGCGCTGGACGCCGGCCCGATGCGGCTCTACCGCTACGTGGACACCAAGGAGGAACTCCTCGACCTGATGGTCGACGCGGTGTACGCCGAGATCCCCCTGCCCGATTCCGAGGAGGAGGGCGAGGGGGACGAGGCGGGGTGGGAGGCACGTGTACGGGCGCTCACCCACGGCCTGCGCGGCGCGGCACTGCGCCACGAGTGGTTCGCCGACCTCCTCGGCGGCCGCCCGCAGTTCGGCCCCGCGGCCCTCGGTTACCTGGAGGCGATCCTGGCCGCCCTGCGCCGCGCCCCGGGCATCGACGAGGACGACCCGAACGCCCTGATGCGCGCCCTGCAGGCGGTGAACGGCTACGTACTCGGCGCGGTCCGCCACGAAATCGTCGAACTGCGCGTGGAACGCGAGAGCGGCCAGACGGAACGCCAGTGGCAGGCCGCGTCCGGCCCCTACCTCCGGCGCCTCATCGCCACCGGCCGGTACCCCGCCCTCGCCCACCTCGTGACCCGTGGCGCGGACCAGGAACCCGCCGCGATGTTCGTCGCCGGCCTGGACGTCGTCCTGACCGGCCTGGCGGCTCCGGCTCCGGCCTAG
- a CDS encoding serine hydrolase domain-containing protein: MSVTSTVQDRPELRQIIQEMIGSGFTGVHLRVNDHRGEWVATAGVAELGESAPPPVDGYFRVGSVTKPFTAAAVLRLVAEGRTGLDDAVAGHLPELGLDPRITVRMLLQHTSGVFNFTGEYYEDGTVVPGIPWQGREWVDNRFKTHLPEELVRLALSKPARFEPGTDWSYSNTNYVLARLLIERVTGRSLAEEMQRLVLGPLGLSDTVVPDTRTEVPEPHAHAYYRYEEDGERKTVDVTRQNPSWISTGGDMISTTRDLHTFVSALMGGRLLPAPLLAEMCEPHPKAGYGLGVFVQPGPDGEGTVITHNGGIAGHAALLYSTPDGSRTLTAALNYVDDAGLSLAGPVQQATQRLVEAVFGAERTAG, translated from the coding sequence ATGTCCGTCACCTCCACCGTCCAGGACCGCCCGGAGCTGCGGCAGATCATCCAGGAGATGATCGGCTCCGGTTTCACCGGAGTGCACCTGCGCGTGAACGACCACCGGGGCGAATGGGTCGCCACCGCCGGCGTCGCCGAGCTGGGCGAGAGCGCCCCGCCGCCCGTCGACGGATACTTCCGGGTGGGCAGCGTCACCAAGCCGTTCACCGCCGCCGCCGTGCTCCGGCTCGTGGCGGAGGGCAGGACCGGGCTGGACGACGCGGTCGCCGGCCACCTGCCCGAACTCGGGCTGGACCCGCGGATCACCGTACGGATGCTGCTGCAGCACACCAGCGGCGTCTTCAACTTCACCGGGGAGTACTACGAGGACGGGACGGTCGTGCCCGGCATCCCCTGGCAGGGCCGGGAGTGGGTGGACAACCGGTTCAAGACCCACCTGCCGGAGGAACTGGTACGGCTGGCGCTGTCCAAGCCGGCGCGGTTCGAGCCGGGGACGGACTGGAGCTACTCCAACACCAACTACGTACTGGCCAGGCTGCTGATCGAAAGGGTCACCGGCCGTTCGCTGGCCGAGGAGATGCAGCGGCTCGTACTGGGGCCGCTCGGCCTGTCGGACACCGTGGTACCGGACACCCGGACGGAGGTCCCCGAGCCCCACGCCCACGCCTACTACCGGTACGAGGAGGACGGCGAGCGGAAGACGGTCGACGTCACCCGCCAGAACCCCTCCTGGATCTCCACCGGCGGTGACATGATCTCCACCACCCGGGACCTCCACACCTTCGTCTCCGCACTGATGGGCGGCAGGCTCCTGCCGGCCCCGCTGCTGGCCGAGATGTGCGAGCCGCACCCCAAGGCGGGCTACGGCCTGGGCGTGTTCGTACAGCCGGGCCCGGACGGCGAAGGCACGGTCATCACCCACAACGGCGGCATCGCGGGTCACGCGGCACTGCTGTACAGCACGCCCGACGGCAGCAGGACCCTGACCGCCGCACTGAACTACGTGGACGACGCCGGGCTGTCCCTGGCGGGGCCGGTCCAGCAGGCGACGCAGCGGCTCGTCGAAGCGGTGTTCGGCGCCGAACGGACCGCGGGCTGA
- a CDS encoding aminotransferase class IV translates to MTTGLAGAGGGGERVLLYGADGLVEGEEAAGALAAADSWLVEEGRVRELPAHWRRFAAAVAEAGGPEPGGFPEAVVAALPRRGCWFPRVELVGGRLQVRVRPAPARTDAVRLWAGGEDPRRAPRRKGPDLGALGALRAQAVAAGADDALLVSDDGVVLETATASLVWWEGDVLCVVDPALPVLAGVTASWVVRRAGELGVAVRRRRVRPAELDGCEVWVTNALHGLRPVTGWVGADVAVGPAPRVQEWRAAWADAAVPLPR, encoded by the coding sequence ATGACAACGGGGTTGGCGGGTGCCGGTGGGGGCGGGGAGCGGGTCCTCCTGTACGGGGCGGACGGGCTCGTCGAGGGTGAGGAGGCGGCCGGGGCGTTGGCGGCGGCCGACTCCTGGCTCGTCGAGGAGGGCCGGGTACGGGAACTGCCCGCGCACTGGCGGCGGTTCGCGGCGGCCGTCGCCGAGGCGGGCGGGCCGGAGCCCGGGGGCTTCCCGGAGGCCGTCGTCGCGGCGCTGCCCCGGCGGGGGTGCTGGTTCCCCCGGGTGGAACTGGTCGGCGGACGGTTGCAGGTACGGGTGAGGCCGGCGCCCGCGCGGACGGACGCGGTGCGGTTGTGGGCCGGGGGCGAGGACCCCCGGCGGGCACCGCGGCGCAAGGGGCCGGACCTGGGGGCGCTCGGGGCCCTGCGGGCGCAGGCCGTCGCTGCGGGCGCCGATGACGCGCTGCTCGTCTCCGACGACGGGGTGGTGCTGGAGACCGCCACGGCGAGCCTGGTGTGGTGGGAGGGGGACGTCCTGTGCGTCGTCGATCCCGCCCTGCCGGTCCTCGCGGGGGTGACGGCCTCCTGGGTGGTGCGGCGCGCCGGGGAACTGGGCGTCGCGGTGCGGCGGCGCCGGGTGCGCCCGGCGGAGCTGGACGGGTGCGAGGTGTGGGTGACCAACGCGTTGCACGGGCTGCGGCCGGTCACCGGCTGGGTGGGGGCCGACGTGGCCGTCGGCCCCGCACCGCGGGTTCAGGAGTGGCGGGCCGCCTGGGCGGACGCCGCGGTGCCGCTGCCCCGGTAG
- a CDS encoding DUF3515 family protein, with the protein MRGRNAVVCAVAVVAVGAAVVGTLTDYDVPAGPFAHGAPCAGVVAGLPGTLLGQGRDAVDGVGAAGWGGGSIVLRCGVRPLGPTVDTCVNVDGVDWVLDDGRAGRGGVWAFTTYGREPAVEVVFAGGSRSAGDALIAVNKGVRGFPQNSKCLALSDT; encoded by the coding sequence GTGCGTGGGCGGAACGCGGTGGTGTGCGCGGTCGCGGTCGTGGCGGTCGGCGCCGCCGTGGTGGGGACCCTGACCGACTACGACGTGCCGGCCGGGCCGTTCGCGCACGGCGCCCCGTGCGCGGGCGTGGTCGCGGGCCTGCCGGGGACCCTCCTCGGGCAGGGCCGTGACGCGGTCGACGGCGTGGGGGCCGCCGGGTGGGGTGGCGGGTCCATCGTGCTGCGGTGCGGTGTGCGGCCCCTCGGGCCGACCGTGGACACCTGTGTGAACGTCGACGGTGTGGACTGGGTGCTCGATGACGGGCGGGCCGGGCGCGGCGGGGTGTGGGCGTTCACCACCTACGGGCGCGAGCCGGCCGTCGAGGTCGTGTTCGCCGGGGGTTCCCGGTCGGCGGGTGACGCCCTGATCGCGGTCAACAAAGGGGTACGGGGCTTCCCGCAGAACTCCAAGTGCCTGGCGCTGAGCGACACGTGA
- a CDS encoding NAD(P)/FAD-dependent oxidoreductase, protein MSRIAIIGAGPGGLLLARVLHLHGIESVVYERDASPTARTQGGMLDLHADTGQRALREAGLEAEFLSMARREGQDHRLLDHTGTVLLRQDTPDDAPLDRPEVDRADLRATLLGSLPPGAVAWGHGLERAEPLPGGRHRLHFTGGRTAECELLVGADGAYSRVRPLVTDARPTPLGAHVVELGIPDLVRTRPDLGALVGRGNYWAFGPRRSLSAQLNGDGRLRVYLTFHGPEDWPATCGIPFDDPVRARPRLRERFADWAPEFTDLIDACDQTLTIRSLSTLPVGLTWPHVPGVTLLGDAAHLMPPAGEGANAALLDGAELGLALAADPHAPDTAAHHYERAMFPRAREAARHSARIHEILMSPDAARRLVAILQPAQ, encoded by the coding sequence ATGTCACGCATCGCCATCATCGGAGCCGGACCCGGCGGCCTGCTCCTGGCCCGTGTCCTCCACCTGCACGGCATCGAGTCGGTCGTGTACGAGCGCGACGCGTCGCCGACCGCCCGCACCCAGGGCGGCATGCTCGACCTGCACGCCGACACCGGCCAGCGTGCGCTGCGCGAGGCCGGACTGGAGGCGGAGTTCCTGTCCATGGCCCGGCGCGAGGGCCAGGACCACCGCCTGCTCGACCACACCGGGACGGTCCTGCTGCGGCAGGACACCCCCGACGACGCCCCGCTGGACCGCCCCGAGGTCGACCGCGCGGACCTGCGCGCCACCCTCCTCGGCTCGCTGCCGCCCGGCGCCGTCGCCTGGGGCCACGGCCTGGAGCGGGCCGAGCCGCTGCCCGGGGGCCGCCACCGCCTGCACTTCACCGGCGGCCGGACCGCCGAATGCGAGCTGCTCGTCGGGGCGGACGGTGCCTACTCCCGTGTGCGCCCCCTCGTCACCGACGCCCGGCCCACCCCGCTCGGCGCCCACGTCGTCGAACTGGGCATACCCGACCTCGTCCGCACCCGGCCCGACCTCGGCGCCCTGGTGGGACGCGGCAACTACTGGGCCTTCGGCCCGCGCCGCTCGCTGTCCGCCCAGCTCAACGGCGACGGCCGGCTGCGCGTCTACCTGACCTTCCACGGCCCCGAGGACTGGCCCGCCACCTGTGGCATCCCCTTCGACGACCCGGTCCGAGCCCGCCCCCGGCTGCGCGAGCGGTTCGCCGACTGGGCGCCGGAGTTCACCGACCTGATCGACGCGTGCGACCAGACGCTCACGATCCGCTCCCTGTCCACCCTGCCGGTCGGGCTGACCTGGCCCCACGTACCGGGCGTCACCCTCCTGGGCGACGCCGCCCACCTGATGCCGCCGGCCGGAGAGGGCGCCAACGCGGCCCTCCTCGACGGGGCCGAACTCGGCCTCGCCCTCGCCGCCGACCCGCATGCCCCCGATACGGCCGCGCACCACTACGAGCGGGCCATGTTCCCCCGCGCGCGGGAGGCCGCCCGCCACTCCGCCCGCATCCACGAGATCCTGATGTCCCCCGACGCCGCGCGGCGCCTGGTGGCGATCCTCCAGCCCGCGCAATAG
- a CDS encoding DotH/IcmK family type IV secretion protein, which produces MARHVTLLNVLEGVVPRRAVELEVRGGPVRAWLFDHRVYLRTRLTVIFPAWTATVSAPDGTKAYEMPRTPLLLGSVDGRTVRLEIEGL; this is translated from the coding sequence ATGGCCCGACACGTCACGCTGCTGAACGTCCTGGAGGGAGTGGTCCCGAGGCGGGCCGTGGAGCTCGAAGTGCGCGGAGGCCCGGTGCGGGCCTGGCTCTTCGACCACCGCGTCTACCTCCGGACGCGCCTCACCGTCATCTTTCCGGCCTGGACCGCGACGGTGTCCGCTCCCGACGGGACGAAGGCGTACGAGATGCCGAGAACGCCCCTTCTCCTGGGCTCCGTGGACGGGCGGACGGTCCGGCTGGAGATCGAAGGCCTCTGA